Proteins from a single region of Desulfobacter postgatei 2ac9:
- the pncB gene encoding nicotinate phosphoribosyltransferase has product MIETILDNDLYKFTMQQAVYQLYPKARVRYKLTNRGRTPFPPGFDGLIKDRVAQMAGLRLTLDERVWLEKACPYFTKAYLDYLASYRYDPDQVEICQHGHTLSVKISGPWCRTILWEVPLMAIISETFFKVANPEILSRQAIRDRNQTKAKMMSNAGLTFVEFGTRRRFSVANHAHFLEDVLALDHHRMAGTSNVHFARNYGLAPMGTLAHEWIMFHAALTDYAAANAAAMDAWLKVYPDVLGIALTDTFTTKVFLNAFNRDRAGRFSGVRHDSGDPEIFTRDILSHYREKGIDPASKAIVFSDGLDVERAMKIHRFCRGKVKDSYGIGTNLTNDVGVDPLNIVIKLSWAEPEPGMEGRPTVKLSDDPGKHTGDPGELLHCRKALGL; this is encoded by the coding sequence ATGATTGAGACCATACTTGACAATGATCTGTATAAATTCACCATGCAGCAGGCCGTGTATCAGCTCTATCCCAAGGCCCGGGTCCGGTATAAACTGACGAACCGGGGGCGTACCCCTTTTCCTCCAGGATTTGACGGCTTGATTAAAGACCGGGTGGCGCAGATGGCAGGTTTACGCTTGACCCTTGATGAAAGGGTGTGGCTGGAAAAGGCCTGCCCCTATTTTACAAAAGCGTACCTGGATTATCTGGCCTCATACCGTTATGACCCTGACCAGGTGGAAATTTGCCAGCACGGGCATACGCTTTCGGTCAAGATTTCAGGGCCATGGTGTCGGACCATTTTGTGGGAAGTGCCGCTGATGGCCATCATTTCCGAAACCTTTTTCAAGGTTGCCAACCCTGAAATTTTGTCCAGGCAGGCCATCCGGGACCGCAACCAGACCAAGGCGAAAATGATGTCCAATGCCGGCCTGACTTTTGTGGAATTCGGTACCCGGCGGCGATTTTCCGTTGCCAACCACGCCCATTTTCTTGAGGATGTTCTGGCGCTGGACCACCACCGCATGGCCGGCACCTCCAATGTGCATTTTGCCAGAAATTACGGACTTGCCCCGATGGGGACCCTGGCCCATGAATGGATTATGTTTCATGCGGCCTTAACCGATTATGCCGCGGCCAATGCCGCGGCCATGGATGCCTGGCTTAAGGTCTATCCTGATGTGCTGGGCATTGCGCTGACCGACACCTTTACCACGAAGGTTTTTTTAAATGCCTTTAATAGAGACCGGGCCGGCCGGTTTTCCGGTGTCCGCCACGATTCCGGAGACCCTGAAATTTTTACCCGGGATATCCTCAGCCATTACAGAGAAAAGGGTATTGATCCGGCTTCCAAGGCCATTGTATTTTCAGACGGCCTGGATGTGGAACGGGCAATGAAAATTCATAGGTTCTGCCGGGGAAAGGTAAAGGACTCCTATGGTATCGGCACCAATCTGACCAATGACGTGGGGGTTGATCCTTTGAATATTGTGATCAAATTGTCCTGGGCAGAGCCTGAACCCGGCATGGAAGGCAGACCCACGGTTAAGTTGTCGGATGATCCGGGCAAGCACACCGGTGATCCCGGAGAATTGCTACACTGCCGAAAAGCCCTTGGCCTTTGA
- a CDS encoding TIGR01212 family radical SAM protein (This family includes YhcC from E. coli K-12, an uncharacterized radical SAM protein.) encodes MADADRMKRYSDYNAYLRNLFGERVQKISVDAGLTCPNRDGTLSRSGCIYCNAKGSGTGAFARGLSISQQIEAGKIGAIKKYKARKFLAYFQSFTNTYAPVDHLNALYDEALSCEGVVGMAVGTRPDCVDKAKIDLLDAYTNDYLIWLEYGLQSAHDTTLALINRGHDFKAFETAMDLVAHRKKLNVCAHIILGLPGETRAMMLENARILGSMGVNGVKIHLLYVVRGTALDKMYGQGRYTPLEQQEYVDLVCDFLERLPTSVIIQRITGDPHSDELVAPLWSARYRETFNMIQYTLEARDSYQGKYWI; translated from the coding sequence TTGGCAGATGCTGATCGAATGAAACGGTACTCCGATTATAATGCTTATCTTCGCAACCTGTTTGGTGAGCGGGTGCAGAAAATTTCCGTGGATGCCGGGCTGACTTGTCCCAACCGGGACGGAACCCTGTCCAGGTCAGGGTGTATTTACTGTAATGCCAAAGGGTCGGGTACAGGTGCCTTTGCCAGGGGGCTTTCCATTTCCCAGCAGATTGAAGCCGGGAAGATCGGGGCCATAAAAAAATATAAGGCTCGAAAATTTCTTGCCTATTTCCAGTCTTTTACCAATACCTATGCCCCGGTGGATCATCTTAACGCCTTATATGACGAAGCCCTGTCCTGTGAGGGGGTGGTGGGTATGGCTGTGGGCACAAGACCTGACTGTGTGGATAAAGCCAAAATTGATCTGCTTGACGCCTACACAAATGATTATCTTATCTGGCTGGAATACGGGCTTCAGTCTGCCCATGACACCACCCTTGCCCTGATTAACCGCGGTCATGATTTCAAGGCCTTTGAAACAGCCATGGACCTGGTTGCGCATAGAAAAAAGCTTAATGTCTGTGCCCATATTATTCTGGGTCTACCCGGAGAGACCCGGGCCATGATGCTTGAAAATGCCCGTATTTTAGGAAGCATGGGGGTTAATGGCGTCAAAATTCACCTGCTTTATGTGGTCCGCGGCACCGCTTTGGATAAGATGTATGGTCAGGGGCGTTATACGCCCTTAGAACAACAGGAATATGTGGACCTGGTCTGCGATTTTCTGGAACGGCTGCCCACGTCCGTGATTATCCAGCGGATCACAGGGGACCCCCATTCTGACGAACTTGTGGCCCCATTGTGGTCAGCCCGGTACAGAGAGACATTCAACATGATTCAGTATACCCTTGAAGCCCGGGATTCATACCAGGGAAAATACTGGATTTAA
- a CDS encoding RNA recognition motif domain-containing protein — protein MKIYVGNLTEYMTEEALKEAFEAFGEVESVKIIKNRFNERSKGFGFVEMPSNSEADKAIKALNGNIVDKKPIKVNHADSGGKKKKKPFRRRSY, from the coding sequence ATGAAAATTTATGTGGGAAATCTAACGGAATATATGACAGAAGAGGCGCTTAAAGAGGCCTTTGAAGCATTTGGTGAAGTTGAAAGCGTTAAAATTATAAAAAACAGGTTTAACGAACGTTCCAAAGGATTTGGTTTTGTTGAGATGCCAAGCAATTCTGAAGCGGACAAGGCCATTAAGGCCTTGAACGGCAACATAGTTGATAAAAAGCCCATCAAAGTGAATCATGCCGATTCCGGTGGTAAAAAGAAGAAAAAGCCTTTCAGGAGAAGAAGCTATTAG
- a CDS encoding class I SAM-dependent methyltransferase yields the protein MSTIRVRYTTIEIGAMDIHIRTLRDTLQFEDINGEAERLGISSATWPIFGVVWPSSCLLARLMLDHYVNGKRVLEVGCGIGLASLILNQRLADITATDYHPETEGFLIHNVKLNDGKKIPFVRTGWADLDDDLGHFDLIIGSDLLYEIKHVDLLSTFINRHARDHCDVIIVDPRRGYHAKFSKKMAGLGYACSQEKINQTDSMGKSVICQVLTFSRQDII from the coding sequence ATGTCCACTATACGCGTCCGTTATACAACCATTGAAATCGGAGCAATGGATATTCATATCCGGACGCTTAGAGATACACTGCAGTTTGAGGATATCAACGGTGAGGCCGAAAGACTTGGGATATCTTCGGCGACCTGGCCGATATTCGGCGTGGTCTGGCCTTCCAGCTGCTTGCTTGCCCGCCTGATGCTTGATCATTATGTGAACGGAAAACGGGTGCTTGAAGTGGGCTGCGGCATTGGGCTGGCCAGTCTGATTCTGAATCAGCGATTGGCAGATATTACGGCCACAGACTACCATCCTGAAACGGAAGGATTCCTGATTCACAATGTAAAACTCAATGACGGGAAAAAAATACCCTTTGTTCGCACCGGATGGGCGGATCTGGATGATGATCTTGGTCATTTTGATCTGATCATCGGTTCGGATCTTCTTTATGAAATTAAACATGTCGATCTTTTGTCAACTTTTATAAACCGCCATGCCCGTGACCATTGTGATGTAATCATTGTGGACCCCAGGCGGGGCTATCATGCAAAATTCAGCAAAAAAATGGCTGGGCTGGGTTATGCCTGTTCACAGGAAAAAATTAATCAGACAGACAGTATGGGAAAAAGCGTCATCTGTCAGGTGCTGACTTTCTCCCGCCAGGATATAATTTAA
- a CDS encoding helicase-related protein: MKVKKSGFNYDLPDTVETYIHRTGRTGRANQAGQA, translated from the coding sequence ATTAAAGTAAAGAAATCCGGATTCAACTATGATCTGCCGGATACGGTTGAAACCTATATCCACAGAACCGGAAGGACCGGAAGGGCTAATCAAGCCGGCCAGGCATAG
- a CDS encoding DEAD/DEAH box helicase, with the protein MPVKALFLFEFSSLRHSSLTALSDKHRTLTLTFLLIVNRENSMNRAWTLLWHARGRLLDLMNEKALSLRGIDTLVLDEADQMFDMGFLPDIRRIIRSLPKKSPEPGLLCDHAKDD; encoded by the coding sequence ATGCCAGTAAAGGCACTTTTCCTGTTTGAATTTTCTTCTCTCAGGCACTCCTCGCTGACCGCGTTGTCTGACAAACATCGTACGTTAACGTTGACGTTTTTACTGATAGTTAACCGTGAAAACAGTATGAACAGGGCGTGGACATTATTGTGGCATGCCCGGGGACGGCTGCTGGATCTTATGAATGAAAAGGCCCTGAGCCTTAGGGGAATTGATACCCTTGTTCTGGACGAAGCAGATCAGATGTTTGATATGGGATTTCTGCCTGATATCAGGCGAATTATCCGGTCTTTGCCCAAAAAATCGCCAGAACCTGGTCTTCTCTGCGACCATGCCAAAGATGATTAG
- a CDS encoding cold-shock protein, producing MAKGTVKWFSETKGFGFIEVEDGGKDVFVHHSGINAQGFKTLNEGDRVTFDIEQGPKGPSAANVIVQ from the coding sequence ATGGCAAAAGGTACCGTAAAGTGGTTCAGCGAGACTAAAGGTTTTGGTTTTATCGAAGTAGAAGATGGTGGAAAAGATGTCTTTGTTCATCATTCAGGCATTAATGCACAAGGTTTTAAGACCCTGAACGAAGGCGATCGGGTCACATTTGACATTGAGCAGGGCCCCAAAGGGCCGTCTGCTGCAAATGTCATCGTGCAATAG